From Acyrthosiphon pisum isolate AL4f unplaced genomic scaffold, pea_aphid_22Mar2018_4r6ur Scaffold_21191;HRSCAF=23265, whole genome shotgun sequence:
gagcattacaaataataataatatggcaaatataaaaaatataatagttttggcGCACGGCAAatgcgaaaaaatataataagtttggcacatggcaaatatgaacaatattaataattttggcacatggcaattatataaaataataagttggtGCATACTTTCCCGGCCCGCAGGAGGCCACACGCCATATCAATCATGGCGTGCCCTCGCAGGGTTACCGGAAAAGCGTGCTGGGCTTGTTTTAAGCCGAAAACAGGggggaattatattttttgagggACCCGCGTCTTGCGACGCCTCCCTGGCGCACAGGTTATACGAACATAAAATCCGTATAACCTGTGGCCTACGTGCTGGTAAAGGGGGGACAGGGGAGATATAAACATATTACGACATTGACGTGGTGAACTGCGTGGTCTGTGTTGACTGGAGCTGTTGGCCGCCTCCCGGGCGCGTATTAGGAAACCCAGGACGTCACAGAGCGCCATATGAATACCACGTTCTCATTGGCCAATTTCAAATAtcccgcttttttttttattatttattatcaattaggatttaaattatttattatcattatcattattaacaaataaaaagaactaattaataaattaaacgagCGCCATATGAATACCACGTTCTCATTGGCCAATTTCAAATAtcccgcttttttttttttatcatttattatcaattaggatttaaattcgataatactatactataggtactatacgtaactatattatagagtGAACATTTCTTACTtaggatttaaattatttatttaaataatattaaacattataatataatattataaaaagaactatttaactaggtattaagCTATTTACTGGAAAGtaagtgtatttaattttttatttttcttaagtgTTTTATACTTGTACACACCTTTAGTGTTAGCTTAACAGATTTTCTAGGTTCTtccttaactttaaaaaaagttatttctgGTCAGGTAAACAATATTTgcactatattaaattatttaaattaggtaggtactaaagcTTTGGGTAATGTGGTAGTCTAGTTCATTGATTATTGAAAAGCcctgttattattttcaattttcaatttgtataattcattattacatttattaaacttattattaatagcactatataattatgtgtatttaataaNNNNNNNNNNNNNNNNNNNNNNNNNNNNNNNNNNNNNNNNNNNNNNNNNNCTACTCcccacagcattttaatatgatatttaaactgATATCTCGTAACaaggaaaattaataataataataaaaatgctataaataaaaaagtttatgataaaataataacggaTCTAGGAACTAATCGGGTttctaaatatttctatatctCCCCAATCCACCCCTGAGTTGAGATTTTAATTGTTGTTAAaagcaataatagtaataataataataataaaaatatcccaatttatatataagattatcAAAGATCACAAAGCTCAGCTCATAGATCGACGCGCTGTATAAGCACCTACGACAAACgtaaaatcactaaaatgtaataactaataatatataataataattgtatttcaacCTGGAAATTTCACTAGACGCCATAGTcgccatacaataatatacgtatctTATCGTTTACATTAAGATTTAAAAGGACGTTGCACCCGCTGCATTTGtttctctgtcttacaaatgtacaacatagcaaaaactgtttggCGCGGGAAAGAACCGCGACGCTGCAGACATATGCAGTGGCGTACATACGAGAGGGGTTTTCGGGTTCAAACCTCCCCAGgaccaaaaaagaaaaattgtgatattattgatgaatttcttattatcaATCATCCATGTATGCACaaacatacgtcataataatatgactattgagtattgagtattaactattgagtatacactatactttaccaaaaacgaaaaaagatttcataacgatATTATGGGTGCCgcatatcaatcaaaatagacatttgatcgtacacagtcagttagttgcgtgcggacataaataggtacatattaatattgtcattatcctAACCGACTCGATCGGACAACGGAGAAAAAACCGATTACGTTATAATCGTGGAATTTCGTGTGAACGACAATATACAGTGaaatagattctatttttaaaGCAGTATCGTAAATTACtatgttaaacattttcgttaaataatattatgcaattttcgttcattctgttctattctgcccaggggtggataggcccatggggaaaaagggattttccctgtggggcccccgtctatgtttatgttgggggcccactcgggtctacacattgtttttttgcacaataaaatattaaccaaataggaatagtttaaatttaaaacaattcatttttttacctatattaattattatttactattgctaactgttatttttaacaatataataataccaaaagtcaaaaatttgcttacggatctttaacatagtattttaaatttttatcgctAATCGAAGACCGAAAAATCCTCGTACGTTTTCCGTATagatgatatcaaaaaaataaaaactatattgcaCAGGTCgcagccaaagttctcctttatatgtggtgaaaatttcgtttcttaacGCAGTAATAATCTATTACGATACTACCTATAATCTATCCAACTAAAATgggttttttttctgtctgtgcgcaaaatacacaataatatgtttcaattttatacTTGTAGGCTTTACGTCTttacttgtaatattattgtcgttagcaaataggttatattattatatgagcgATTGTAAACTCCGCAAGAATACCTATTAGataaatagtatctatatattatctgATAATGAAAAGGTCTAATTTAAGCTCCgccaattttattttcttacctttAGAATttaatcacgatttaagatataccttcAATATCTTAAGTACCTatcacagatatgtataataactatatacccGACTTCTTCTTACCAATGACGCTGGCAGCCATTTACAACTTGGGCgaaatagtattatcattatatatgtatatacaagtaaatatgtatatgaataaatgtaaacatttccaaagttgcaaatggcgtcgggcatcataattcaataatgttaatgtatatggagtcgggtatctagttattatacatatctgtggtacctatatcttaaatcgtgtattTAAGGGGTATAATAAAGAAACGGGTAATAACCCCCTTGCTTATATGTAcaagttcataataatatattatctcaaccaaaaaaactcaataatctaaaatgaaaaaaaaaatagtgttagAGAACgctttaaataggtattagttataataatggatttaaatAGTGGTTATAATAATGGACTTAGAAGTTAGAATATCTACGattcgtatataggtacgtccAAGTAGTCTCAGGCCGTGTTGATCTTCGAAACATgattttggtattaaaataaacaactttGTACAAAACAATaggttttcgatattttaatttgacgattttttatgttttttaagagaaatgaaaatttgttacaaacttcaaaatatgcaaataaaattggttagaaaatatatttaaataatctgtTGCAAGAATTTGTTGTACAATTGttcgtgtttatttttaatttttataccaaaaCCATATTTCTATGACCAGAAAGGTATGCGTATGACTCGTATGAGTCTTATTGGACAAAAAAGCGTATGTTTACGGTCGATTTTTTTCTACTGTGAcggtctataaaatatattctacgtcctatataatataatattatgtatgtgcctacgatcttttatattatgtataaaatccGTCAATGGTGTAAATTAGGTAATAGCGTAAATGCCTAGCCAATTTCATAAATTCCTAATATTACCTAATGTATTAGTGTGACTATTAGTAGCCGATATCATTATTGCCTAGACCCTACCCAGATAGCAATAGTTTATCGGACAGTTATCTAGGCAATATCGTAAGGCATTAACTGACAACATAGGCAAGGCTGTAAAAtctaaacgtttttttaacacatttacaACTTTGATTAAGAAAtttcgtaatatttaaaatggttcagaaatttaataatacataggtataaatttaaaatcagggactggaaccgaacctaaaagaaccagttctggaaccggaacctttaaaatagtAAGAACCgaaaccggaaccgaaacctttatttttaatataataaagtaccggaaccgaacaggaattttcaaattaaaaaggtactttaaggttcaaaaataaaataattttatttatcatacttaaaggtattacggttttgtgtataacataatatgtatctatgatatattatgagttttattatatttctcatacctcaattaacctaacctaacctcaattatacccacattctggatgactatttgaaattattatactttttgataacgaaattatctggaaccggacGAACCGGTAGCGTATTAGGAAACCCAGGACGTCACAGAGCGCCTTACGAATACCACGTTCTCATTGGCCAATTTCAAATAtcccgctttttttttttatcatttattatcaattaggatttaaattcgataatactatactataggtactatacgtaactatattatagagtGAACATTTCTTACTtaggatttaaattatttatttaaataatattaaacattataatataatattataaaaagaactATTTAACTAGTATTAAGCTATTTACTGGAAAGtaagtgtatttaattttttatttttcttaagtgTTTATACTTGTACACACCTTTAGTGTTAGCTTAANNNNNNNNNNNNNNNNNNNNNNNNNNNNNNNNNNNNNNNNNNNNNNNNNNCATACGTCCGTTCGGTAATGATCAAAACTCTTTAGAATACAATTGAGTTGGTCATTAGTCAAGAAATATGAGATCCCTACAAATACGAGCGAGCAATAGGGGAGACCAGGGCAAGTTGACGAACCTCAGGTTTGATGTACTCTCAAATGGCTAATTTTTATGATACAAGTCCAAATTCTacaccaaattaaaatttaacttttggaacagtattaaaaaaaatatcagtgtCAAAATTTAGCTTtaagccaatttttttttaaatcaaaaaaaaaaatcaaaattcgtcaTCTTACCCATGTGCTGGGGTAAGTTGACATTTCCCTGGGGTAAGAtgacatacatatataaataaacccaacaacttttaatattatatataataacatttaaacaacttatattaataaaacaacttcTTTAATgagaataacattaaaatttaacaaaccttgttaataaaataggtaggtacctatttacataataccaattaaaaatatatacctattaatatatgtattttaaaaaacttatatagctcaatatattttaacagtctTGAATATACCTGactagtataaaattattaataaaacaacttgtttaataagaataacataacaatttaaaatatatttttacaaaacttatgtatctaaataggtatattttaacagTCTTGAATAAACCTaactagtataaaattaataataaaacaacttctttaataagaataacataggtaaacatttaacaaaccttgttaataataggtaggtagtacctaggaaaataataacaatttaaattgtatattattattttttacaagactcaCAAGTATAATTCTTCCAATTAATTACTCCTGAGCAAAGTTCATGAGCCCATCTAGCACATTCCATACATTTTATCCAAGTTTCACCTCTTATATCGTTTTGGTAAGGCTCTTGACagtaaatacattcatcatcTGCTGAATCTTCATTGTCTGTAACGACATATTGCACTTCTCCATTATCAGAGCTTTCAGGGGAATTgtttaaacactttttttttttttattaacagatttttttatttttagttttgatttctttcattaatttgtttaattttcttttattcatCCGTTCTTCTTTTTGTTGCtcacaaaatagttttttttaaatttttgtttctaaaatagATTTCACAGGTGAGCTAATTATTTCTAAGCTTGGCATTTTGGCCCTAGGTCGACGTTTTGATATTGTTCTCACTTAATAATTGATTCTTATCCCATAAAGATTGAGTTTTTCTAATGTACACCCTAGGCATGGTgcctgaaatataataaatagcacctacataaataatatggtagtaatttatattaacttatttatgaTTAGTTatcgcaaaatattatattgtgtaaatattacaCATTGGGGTAAATTGACGATCGTCATCTTACCCGCGTCAATTTACCCCGActggtaatattttacataatacaaaatttttttaattcaaataaatcaaatatactaCTCACCTACATGAAAATAAACCTCACAAAATGATCTTTTaagttaacataaataaattacaaatattatttaccgtTCTTCAAAAGCCGTTATGCCGGTGGGCGTATTAGGAAACCCAGGACGTCACAGAGCGCCTTACGAATACCACGTTCTCATTGGCCAATTTCAAATAtcccgctttttttttttatcatttattatcaattaggatttaaattcgataatactatactataggtactatacgtaactatattatagagtGAACATTTCTTACTtaggatttaaattatttatttaaataatattaaacattataatataatattataaaaagaactatttaactaggtattaagCTATTTACTGGAAAGtaagtgtatttaattttttatttttcttaagtgTTTTATACTTGTACACACCTTTAGTGTTAGCTTAACAGATTTTCTAGGTTCTtccttaactttaaaaaaagttatttctgGTCAGGTAAACAATATTTgcactatattaaattatttaaattaggtaggtactaaagcTTTGGGTAATGTGGTACCTAGTCTAGTTCATTGATTATTGAAAAGCcctgttattattttcaattttcaatttgtataattcattattacatttattaaacttattattaatagcactatataattatgtgtatttaataatatggtataaccaatcaaattaattcaaccttTTTAAAATGCTATGCAAGTATTATGTACACAAACATTaaggtagtaaaaaataatacatacatgcCTACCTTCATAGCCAAAGGTAGGTATATGGGTTACACAATCATTgaaaataggtatgtaaatatatttataaacatttaaaactgtcAACATatcttaaagtattttttttttactatgatGAGCCCCCCCTCATATCTTAAACTTATGTCTATGCGCAGTACTTAGAGGTGTAAAAGCTGGAAAACAATTGTAGGTACCACATATGGCACATTAGTTGAGCTCTGACTGTGATTCAATTGTCTTGAATGCAAACATgacttcataaataaataaaaatgtactaacaaaattaaaaattttaaccaaaCTGATAGtactttatacattataggtgTTACAATctcctatatagattataaaaacagttattataaaatataccattacATTTTCTTATAATTGGATATGATGGTAACAACTTTGAactctgttttattttatttggcaaacaattaaacaatttgttatattacattaataactgtttattttatgatgtagagaaattaattttctatacattttggtACATACTTGGTTTATTAAATTGATGTCACCACAAAATATGGGTACGTTTCTactaagtttattataaatcataacctAAATATATCAAACTGATAACATAGTGCTTTTTTATTAAGGAAAAACTATGTACAAACAATAAACAAGCATCAAAAATGTTCAGTGACCTCTGCCATGGGATTTTGCGTTTGATTGTcctaaattaatgttttttcctatgttatggttttttttagtgGCTTTATTTTGAGGAGCTGATGTTGGAGGTCTTCCAGCTGGAATTCTTCGAGAGCCGCGAGTTACACCTTGTCTTCGACGAGCTATTGAAGTTGGTTGAACCTTTATTTGTCCCTTTCTTTTAGTAGCCACACTTAGGCCTCGGCAACATGTCaccattaattttgttaattgttgtgcattttttatcacatttagtttttttgttaattttttacgaatatcTAATGGCACATCATTTAATAActcttttattcttaaaaattctGTTTCCAGTTCATCATTCGCCTTGTTACTAGCAACTTGATCATCAGCTAATGATTGAAATGCATTGgtgtcatttttatttgaaatatctttAGGGTAGGACTCAATGTGATTACTAGCATGGTTCACATTATCAATTTCACTAAGTTCACCTTCTAGAAATTGAATTTCACTTTCATTTTCTTTTAAACCCAGGAACCATGACTGAGAAGGGCACTTGTCACCAAGTGCAAGTTGTCCAAGTGCATATCTTTCAGTGACAGTTATAGGTGGTGCATTAGGTAacgataaatttaaatgtttgtgtaaaAAGGCTTGGTGTTTGCAAAATGCACCAGTATACCCAACATAACAATTGCAAACACCAATTTTAGTATCAACAGTATAAACAGCAGAATTCTCAGTATCAGAACTTGGTACTGAGTAACATGTTTCACTTATTAAAGTTACTTGAtcaatactaaaatttaatgttCGAGAAcaaagtttagtataatttcGTTGAATATTATCCCGACGATTATGAGCATGATCTAGTATTCTAAGAATCAAATAGTCTTCCCACACATAACATATGAATTCAACAAGAGCCACTACATTATATGCCTTAGTTCtgcttaaaataatttctttcaaTATTCGTATGCATGCTTCGGCATAGTTGTTTGTATTGTTTCCTCTTGTTATAATATCACGTCTAAACATTAAAACCCACTCATTTTTTctcttgaaataattttcaaagcGTTTAACAAAATTAGGAAATTCATCCTTTAAGTTCAGAATATCTGAAGTAGCTTCATTTAAATTGACTTCATCTGCAGCAtacaatacctaaaataaatacctaatataaattatacaacccCATATTTCCTGGACAATATCTATTGgttattagaaaatttaaaattttatgcaTGGGACTATGGATGatgagttttataatatttacattttaaaatagtaggtatcacaaacatttttattatttttgtgtcaattgtttaaattgtaataaataaatgacaataaaaagATATGCGATATGCTAATTAATAAGTAACTACTTACTTTTTGGAACATCCGCATTAAAGGCAAACGTTTCTCCTTCAATAccatatttttagtttcatgTAGCCAACCCCATTCTTTTTGCAGTACATGAAACGAACACAGGAGTAATCTAGATGATGGCCAAAGTGTTTTTAATGCTGATCGTTCTGCAGCAGAGTCATCAGTCATAaaaccaataggtacctataatataaataactaaacattttaacaatatttttagacactttttaaacgaatataattcaatataaaatgtaataaaaactaatatttgtttatttacagTACCTCATTACCACCAAAACATAATGGGTAATGCTTTTTTAGAAGCCCAAAAGCATTTTTATAGCTATCACTTGATTGGCCCTCGTGCATAAGCATTGCTATGGGAACTGCTCCAGCGTTTGACACTGCAAGCACTGTTGTAAGAGTAGTCTCCATAGTATCACAGCTACTTGTGCTATCACAAAAGATTAACTCTTTGGAGGATGACAAATTCTGGACTCTTTTCATCAGTGGAGTAACTACCAAGACTGCCCATGGTTTTTcttcatgtattattattgaaatacctaaaaaaaacaaaaaaaaacattctaatttagatctataaaaataaatcaaatttaaatggtACAGTCAAATCTCACCAAAGTATTAGTTAATACAtgcagttaataaatattaatattttataataattaaataaaatttatctatatataccatgaaaaaatattttacctttttcaGCATATGACTGAgtcttttcttttaatttttccaatggGTTATTTATACAACCAAAGTTCTTTTTTCgccattttttgtataaatatgccACAGTTTCTTTATTTGGGTTTTTTGAGCCATTTGCTAAAGTCTCCCAGCTATTTTcactcaataatattttgctttcATGTAAGCGTATCGCTTCAGCAGCACCCATTCCATcctcaaaatacatattaaacacTTGCTCcacctttaaataataatcaaaattatttaatttaacatttattttgaattattaataaaatatgcatattatgaaatgaaaatgtcttattaaaaataatattaaaaaaaaatataataatttaacctttaaaataatatgggcctatataattctatatttaaaattctaaaataatagttaataggttcttgctataatgctatatatttgctttgttatacatatattagtataacCATCTAATATATACCTCGAAAGCTTTACTATATCTACAATCTATTACATGTATTGATGTACAagcacattatttaatatattaatttattataacaaactagTTGATTACCTCAGGTGATATCCGTAAAAATTTCATTGAACCACTAGTATTGACAGAATGATTATGATTTTCATTCATGGATATTTTAGCACAAAGTGGGGGGTCTCTTAACAAAAATGCATCATTTTTTCTAGTGTtacggttgtttttttttattagtatatctaTTTTTGCTTCACAGAATGTGTTTCTAAttgtttcattacattttactttgtTAACTTTACTGTGCTGGCATACCCAATATTTATGAAACATAactctgaaaaaataaataaatatatttctaatatattaatattaaccaaATATGAGAACTATTTTTACTTACCTTGATGGATTGTCAAGCTGACCAACACGAATCCAATGAGTTTTTGAAAACTCTTGGTAAAGCATTATGAAATTCTCAACTTCATTTACATCATTAATATTTGCTCTAAGAATCGAGGTCTTTTCattgatattacatatttcATTTGATAGAACCGCaatgatgttattattttttaaaaacttgatgAATTCGTCCATTATGAATactcaata
This genomic window contains:
- the LOC100574499 gene encoding uncharacterized protein LOC100574499 — encoded protein: MNENHNHSVNTSGSMKFLRISPEVEQVFNMYFEDGMGAAEAIRLHESKILLSENSWETLANGSKNPNKETVAYLYKKWRKKNFGCINNPLEKLKEKTQSYAEKGISIIIHEEKPWAVLVVTPLMKRVQNLSSSKELIFCDSTSSCDTMETTLTTVLAVSNAGAVPIAMLMHEGQSSDSYKNAFGLLKKHYPLCFGGNEVPIGFMTDDSAAERSALKTLWPSSRLLLCSFHVLQKEWGWLHETKNMVLKEKRLPLMRMFQKVLYAADEVNLNEATSDILNLKDEFPNFVKRFENYFKRKNEWVLMFRRDIITRGNNTNNYAEACIRILKEIILSRTKAYNVVALVEFICYVWEDYLILRILDHAHNRRDNIQRNYTKLCSRTLNFSIDQVTLISETCYSVPSSDTENSAVYTVDTKIGVCNCYVGYTGAFCKHQAFLHKHLNLSLPNAPPITVTERYALGQLALGDKCPSQSWFLGLKENESEIQFLEGELSEIDNVNHASNHIESYPKDISNKNDTNAFQSLADDQVASNKANDELETEFLRIKELLNDVPLDIRKKLTKKLNVIKNAQQLTKLMVTCCRGLSVATKRKGQIKVQPTSIARRRQGVTRGSRRIPAGRPPTSAPQNKATKKNHNIGKNINLGQSNAKSHGRGH